One region of Acanthopagrus latus isolate v.2019 chromosome 24, fAcaLat1.1, whole genome shotgun sequence genomic DNA includes:
- the LOC119015086 gene encoding angio-associated migratory cell protein, translating into MDNTEQDAIELHGDEEIVEVIDLDDTEPGPDDLADDLGDVDFEDAGNADDEGWETEDEMEAEQDDSELTFSKHSGSVFCVSLDPATNSMAVTGGEDDKAYVWRLSDGEVLLECSGHKDSVTCAVFSHDSSLVATGDMSGLIKAWKVETKEEIWSFEVGDLEWLEWHPCAPVLLAGTDDGNVWMWKIPSGDCKTFQSSACQATSGKVLPDGKRAVVGYEDGTVRVWDLKQGNAVYVIKGQDGHQGALTTLACNKDGSLVLTGSVDGCAKLINTATGKVVGSFSVDGGKAKASKDDEETNSVESVGFCNTLPLIAVAYLEGTLAIYDLSTQVLRHRCQHEAGIVHLQWEESSSVVSTCCLDGALRLWDARTGSMVSEYRGHTAEILDFTINREASVAVTASGDNQAKVFCLQRPDR; encoded by the exons ATGGATAACACGGAGCAGGACGCGATTGAACTCCACGGAGATGAGGAAATTGTTGAAGTCATCGACCTGGACGATACGGAGCCTGGTCCTG ATGATCTGGCCGATGACTTGGGGGACGTTGACTTCGAAGACGCTGGAAACGCGGATGATGAAGGCTGGGAGACAGAGGACgagatggaggcagagcaggATGACAGCGAGCTCACCTTCTCCAAACACTCTG GCTCAGTGTTCTGTGTGAGTCTGGATCCTGCCACGAACAGCATGGcggtgacaggaggagaggatgacaaGGCGTATGTCTGGAGGTTGAGCGATGGAGAAGTTCTGCTGGAGTGCTCGG GTCACAAAGACTCTGTGACGTGCGCCGTGTTCAGCCACGACTCGTCCCTGGTGGCGACGGGTGACATGAGCGGCTTGATTAAAGCGTGGAAAGTGGAAACCAAAGAGGAGATCTGGTCGTTTGAAGTGGGAGATCTGGAG TGGTTGGAGTGGCATCCCTGCGCGCCGGTGCTGCTGGCGGGGACAGACGACGGTAATGTGTGGATGTGGAAGATCCCGTCGGGGGACTGTAAAACCTTCCAGAGCTCCGCGTGCCAGGCCACCAGCGGCAAAGTCCTCCCTGATG GTAAACGGGCTGTCGTGGGTTATGAAGATGGAACAGTACGCGTGTGGGATCTGAAGCAGGGAAACGCCGTCTATGTCATTAAAG GTCAGGACGGCCACCAGGGGGCGCTTACCACCCTGGCGTGCAACAAGGACGGCTCCCTGGTGCTGACGGGGTCAGTGGACGGTTGCGCCAAGCTCATCAACACCGCCACGGGCAAG gtgGTGGGATCGTTCTCTGTGGACGGAGGCAAAGCCAAAGCATCAAAAGACGACGAAGAAACCAACTCCGTGGAGTCTGTGGGGTTCTGCAACAC TCTTCCTCTCATAGCTGTGGCGTACCTGGAGGGAACTCTGGCTATATACGACCTCTCCACACAGGTCCTGAGGCACAGGTGTCAACATGAG GCCGGCATCGTTCACCTGCAGTGGGAAGagtcttcttctgtggtgtccACCTGCTGCTTAGACGGAGCACTGCGCTTGTGGGACGCTCGTACTGGCAGCATGGTGTCCGAGTACCGCGGCCACACCGCAGAGATCCTCGACTTCACCATCAACAG GGAAGCATCCGTCGCTGTCACCGCTTCCGGAGACAACCAGGCGAAAGTCTTCTGCCTACAGAGACCAGATCGGTAA
- the LOC119015076 gene encoding keratin, type I cytoskeletal 18-like isoform X2 gives MPSNTAASMFGGAGGRGSRVSVASLQGLRNVMRNDPERDSAAPKEAAPTAAAAPPPPPAAAPAAAAPADDKQTLRGLNDRLSGYLGRVRQLEKENSDLEKQIDDILAKRKAPEGRNWDDVEKPLEDLKKKIRDITMDNAKLLLQIDNTKLADEDFKNKLKDETEARKELEKDIEDLKKTKEDTRLNCKQTKKEIELVKEELARLNQEHKEEVEVLREKIRDSEVNVEIDSQNSNLAEMLNKIRAQYDKLAKKNLKETDDWYQSKFDNIKVEEAQNNEALNSGKVDLKDLLKKKQSLEVEIQSLHSTIYHLEETLKNTKVDNGQRLAPLNQVILDLEQELRKVRAQVEHQVETNNNLVCVKMKLEAEIDHYQQLIQGMTADPERSAKA, from the exons atgCCTTCTAACACAGCCGCAAGCATGTTCGGTGGAGCCGGGGGCAGAGGCTCCAGGGTGTCCGTGGCGAGCCTGCAGGGGCTGCGTAACGTGATGCGTAACGATCCGGAGAGAGACTCCGCCGCCCCGAAGGAAGCGGCACCCACCGCCGCTGCCGCACCGCCTCCACCTCCCGCTGccgctcctgctgctgccgcccCCGCCGACGACAAGCAGACCCTGCGGGGTCTGAACGACCGGCTGTCAGGCTACCTGGGCAGGGTGAggcagctggagaaggagaacagCGACCTGGAGAAACAGATCGATGATATTCTGGCCAAGAGGAAAGCACCGGAGGGGCGCAACTGGGATGATGTGGAGAAACCCCTGGAGGACCTCAAGAAGAAG ATCAGAGACATCACCATGGATAACGCCAAGCTGCTGCTCCAGATCGACAACACCAAGCTGGCTGACGAGGACTTCAAGAACAA GCTGAAGGATGAGACGGAGGCcaggaaggagctggagaaagaCATCGAAGATCTCAAAAAGACCAAAGAAGACACCAGGCTGAACTGTAAGCAGACGAAGAAGGAGATCGAACTGGTGAAGGAGGAGCTCGCTCGCCTCAACCAGGAGCACAAAGAG GAGGTGGAAGTCCTGCGTGAGAAGATCAGGGACTCGGAGGTGAACGTGGAGATCGACTCCCAGAACTCCAACCTGGCCGAGATGCTCAACAAGATCCGAGCCCAGTACGACAAACTGGCCAAGAAGAACCTGAAGGAGACGGACGATTGGTATCAGAGCAAG TTTGACAACATCAAGGTGGAGGAGGCCCAAAACAACGAGGCCTTGAACTCCGGAAAGGTGGATCTCAAGGATCTGCTCAAGAAGAAGCAATCTCTGGAGGTCGAGATCCAGAGTCTGCACAGCACG ATCTACCATCTGGAGGAAACCCTCAAGAACACCAAAGTAGACAACGGTCAGCGCCTGGCCCCCCTCAACCAGGTGATACTGGACCTGGAGCAGGAGCTGAGGAAGGTCAGGGCGCAGGTGGAGCACCAGGTGGAGACCAACAACAACCTGGTGTGTGTCAAGATGAAGCTGGAGGCGGAAATAGATCACTACCAACAGCTGATTCAAGGCATGACGGCCGATCCTGAAAG ATCCGCCAaagcctga
- the LOC119015077 gene encoding keratin, type II cytoskeletal 8-like isoform X3: MSKGRDYSSQSYSPSGTGPARSYPTANNIDPSGKSREKEDMVGLNDKFVRLIDKVKSLEDENKKLDTKLKILKEQEDYDGKIDNIVRQIEDELQQQIDSLLRDQEKLQAELRKNQEEVEDTKKSYEDEFQKKADLENEFVVNKKDVDEGHLEAVDLALELEDLMGKLDFLRVGFDEEIKELESQVQNQTVILRDDSKRSLDLDEIIESVKKQYENMANRSRQEAEHWNQKKMDALVLHAGQREQDVRDLRRDISDVVRHIQRLKGDLESLIRKEESLKQDINEARAEGDGNVEKARDDISQLKEALRRAKQDLAGQIRDHQELMNLKLALDIEIATYHKLLEGEERRMIDLMRHSDF; this comes from the exons ATGTCTAAAGGAAGAGACTACAGCAGCCAGTCCTACTCCCCCAGCGGCACCGGACCCGCCCGCAGCTACCCGACCGCCAACAACATCGACCCGTCGGGTAAATCCCGCGAGAAGGAGGACATGGTCGGACTGAATGACAAGTTCGTCAGGCTGATTGATAAG GTGAAGAGCCTGGAGGACGAGAACAAGAAGCTGGACACGAAGCTGAAGATCctgaaggagcaggaggactaCGACGGGAAGATCGACAACATCGTGAGGCAGATCGAGgacgagctgcagcagcagatcgACAGCTTGCTCCGCGACCAGGAGAAGCTGCAGGCGGAGCTGCGCAAGAaccaggaggaggtggaggacacCAAgaagag CTACGAGGACGAGTTTCAAAAGAAAGCTGATCTGGAGAATGAGTTTGTCGTCAACAAAAAG GATGTAGATGAAGGTCACCTGGAGGCAGTGGATCTGgctctggagctggaggaccTGATGGGAAAGCTGGACTTCCTCAGGGTTGGCTTTGATGAG GAGATCAAGGAGCTGGAGTCTCAAGTCCAGAACCAGACGGTGATCCTACGTGACGACAGCAAACGGTCTCTGGACCTGGACGAGATCATCGAGAGCGTCAAGAAGCAGTATGAGAACATGGCGAACCGCTCGAGGCAGGAGGCTGAGCACTGGAACCAGAAAAAG ATGGACGCCTTGGTCTTACATGCAGGACAGCGTGAGCAGGACGTGCGTGATTTAAGGAGGGACATCTCCGACGTGGTGCGCCACATCCAGAGGCTCAAGGGCGACCTGGAAAGTCTCATAAGAAAG GAAGAGTCCCTGAAGCAGGACATCAACGAGGCGAGGGCAGAAGGGGACGGCAACGTGGAGAAGGCACGGGACGACATCAGCCAGCTGAAGGAAGCCCTGAGACGGGCTAAGCAGGACTTGGCCGGGCAGATCCGCGACCACCAGGAGCTGATGAACCTCAAGCTGGCCCTGGACATCGAGATCGCCACCTACCACAAGCTGCTGGAGGGCGAGGAGCGGAG AATGATTGACCTCATGCGCCACTCAG ATTTCTAA
- the LOC119015077 gene encoding keratin, type II cytoskeletal 8-like isoform X2 translates to MSKGRDYSSQSYSPSGTGPARSYPTANNIDPSGKSREKEDMVGLNDKFVRLIDKVKSLEDENKKLDTKLKILKEQEDYDGKIDNIVRQIEDELQQQIDSLLRDQEKLQAELRKNQEEVEDTKKSYEDEFQKKADLENEFVVNKKDVDEGHLEAVDLALELEDLMGKLDFLRVGFDEEIKELESQVQNQTVILRDDSKRSLDLDEIIESVKKQYENMANRSRQEAEHWNQKKMDALVLHAGQREQDVRDLRRDISDVVRHIQRLKGDLESLIRKEESLKQDINEARAEGDGNVEKARDDISQLKEALRRAKQDLAGQIRDHQELMNLKLALDIEIATYHKLLEGEERRMIDLMRHSDVHLPVKPRAPGRTIIPPTTSKRPTTTSVLADDIIPAGTVTPPEDPASKKRLLIRVQVEAGRVVSESSHYTDE, encoded by the exons ATGTCTAAAGGAAGAGACTACAGCAGCCAGTCCTACTCCCCCAGCGGCACCGGACCCGCCCGCAGCTACCCGACCGCCAACAACATCGACCCGTCGGGTAAATCCCGCGAGAAGGAGGACATGGTCGGACTGAATGACAAGTTCGTCAGGCTGATTGATAAG GTGAAGAGCCTGGAGGACGAGAACAAGAAGCTGGACACGAAGCTGAAGATCctgaaggagcaggaggactaCGACGGGAAGATCGACAACATCGTGAGGCAGATCGAGgacgagctgcagcagcagatcgACAGCTTGCTCCGCGACCAGGAGAAGCTGCAGGCGGAGCTGCGCAAGAaccaggaggaggtggaggacacCAAgaagag CTACGAGGACGAGTTTCAAAAGAAAGCTGATCTGGAGAATGAGTTTGTCGTCAACAAAAAG GATGTAGATGAAGGTCACCTGGAGGCAGTGGATCTGgctctggagctggaggaccTGATGGGAAAGCTGGACTTCCTCAGGGTTGGCTTTGATGAG GAGATCAAGGAGCTGGAGTCTCAAGTCCAGAACCAGACGGTGATCCTACGTGACGACAGCAAACGGTCTCTGGACCTGGACGAGATCATCGAGAGCGTCAAGAAGCAGTATGAGAACATGGCGAACCGCTCGAGGCAGGAGGCTGAGCACTGGAACCAGAAAAAG ATGGACGCCTTGGTCTTACATGCAGGACAGCGTGAGCAGGACGTGCGTGATTTAAGGAGGGACATCTCCGACGTGGTGCGCCACATCCAGAGGCTCAAGGGCGACCTGGAAAGTCTCATAAGAAAG GAAGAGTCCCTGAAGCAGGACATCAACGAGGCGAGGGCAGAAGGGGACGGCAACGTGGAGAAGGCACGGGACGACATCAGCCAGCTGAAGGAAGCCCTGAGACGGGCTAAGCAGGACTTGGCCGGGCAGATCCGCGACCACCAGGAGCTGATGAACCTCAAGCTGGCCCTGGACATCGAGATCGCCACCTACCACAAGCTGCTGGAGGGCGAGGAGCGGAG AATGATTGACCTCATGCGCCACTCAG ACGTTCACCTGCCAGTGAAGCCACGAGCGCCAGGACGCACCATCATCCCTCCAACCACCAGCAAACGGCCGACCACCACCTCTGTCCTGGCCGACGACATTATCCCAGCAGGCACCGTCACCCCACCAGAGGACCCCGCCTCCAAGAAGCGCCTGCTGATCCGGGTGCAGGTGGAGGCGGGCAGGGTCGTGTCTGAAAGCTCCCATTACACTGACGAATGA
- the gpbar1 gene encoding G-protein coupled bile acid receptor 1 codes for MGGSLQIKHKMDYNDSHALLAGEQLIYAITIPLSTSIILANLFIILGIAWNRQLHNTPNYFFLSLLVADLCTGVALPFIPLMGLNRELSLNSCMVAHIFPNFLFLAFLFNLVMVHYERYICIVDPLHYSNLWMHRSFPLALLAVWAPPLLYASLPAFGWNNWSGPDWDDCCAGSQKIVPLSNCSTNATACCSYRRVFSNAFIYLEVYGLVLPAILTIAGMTGRVLWITRGQLKDICRLHRSVERGSQASDREQRLNLRYTRCVVAVSLTFLACWVPYLIYMHVCVALLISDTKWSSTTHIVLSCTGIGSMAVVPLVLGLANRQYTEPVCKLLQKLRDRWRRRTQGSEEVAV; via the coding sequence ATGGGAGGAAGTCTGCAGATTAAACACAAGATGGATTACAACGACTCCCATGCCTTGCTCGCCGGGGAGCAGCTCATCTACGCCATCACCATACCGCTGTCGACGTCCATCATCCTGGCCAACCTCTTCATCATCCTGGGCATCGCCTGGAACCGCCAGCTCCACAACACGCCCAACTACTTCTTCCTCAGCCTGCTGGTGGCGGATCTGTGCACCGGCGTCGCTCTGCCTTTCATACCCTTAATGGGCCTCAACCGGGAGTTGAGTCTGAACTCCTGCATGGTGGCTCACATTTTCCCAAACTTCCTCTTCCTGGCGTTCCTTTTCAACCTGGTGATGGTCCACTACGAGCGCTACATTTGCATCGTCGACCCCCTGCATTACAGCAACTTGTGGATGCACCGCAGTTTTCCCCTGGCGCTGCTTGCGGTGTGGGCGCCGCCGCTTCTGTATGCGTCACTTCCTGCTTTTGGGTGGAACAACTGGTCGGGGCCAGACTGGGACGACTGCTGCGCAGGGAGCCAAAAGATTGTGCCGCTTTCAAACTGTTCGACAAACGCAACCGCCTGCTGCTCGTACAGGCGAGTGTTCTCCAATGCTTTTATCTACTTGGAGGTGTATGGACTCGTCCTACCTGCCATTCTTACCATCGCTGGCATGACCGGCCGCGTTTTGTGGATCACCCGAGGCCAGCTGAAGGACATCTGTCGCCTCCATCGCTCGGTGGAGCGAGGCAGTCAGGCCTCGGACCGCGAGCAGAGGCTGAACCTGCGGTACACCCGCTGCGTGGTGGCGGTGTCGCTGACGTTTCTGGCGTGCTGGGTTCCCTACCTCATCTACATGCACGTCTGCGTGGCGTTGCTGATCAGCGACACCAAGTGGAGCTCCACCACTCACATCGTGCTGTCGTGCACCGGCATAGGAAGCATGGCCGTGGTGCCGCTGGTGCTCGGCCTGGCCAACAGGCAGTACACAGAGCCTGTATGCAAACTGCTCCAGAAACTCCGAGACCGGTGGCGGCGGAGGACGCAGGGATCCGAGGAAGTGGCGGTCTGA
- the LOC119015076 gene encoding keratin, type I cytoskeletal 18-like isoform X1 — protein MPSNTAASMFGGAGGRGSRVSVASLQGLRNVMRNDPERDSAAPKEAAPTAAAAPPPPPAAAPAAAAPADDKQTLRGLNDRLSGYLGRVRQLEKENSDLEKQIDDILAKRKAPEGRNWDDVEKPLEDLKKKIRDITMDNAKLLLQIDNTKLADEDFKNKLKDETEARKELEKDIEDLKKTKEDTRLNCKQTKKEIELVKEELARLNQEHKEEVEVLREKIRDSEVNVEIDSQNSNLAEMLNKIRAQYDKLAKKNLKETDDWYQSKFDNIKVEEAQNNEALNSGKVDLKDLLKKKQSLEVEIQSLHSTIYHLEETLKNTKVDNGQRLAPLNQVILDLEQELRKVRAQVEHQVETNNNLVCVKMKLEAEIDHYQQLIQGMTADPESLEFSLEDAVQSDPPKPEEEVPRKREEVQEEALVKQESAPADKSTPPKAPEDAPAEAEQLDEDPIKAETVATEKVASDGPAKKKKSKKSKNKKNSSSSSSSSSSSSSSSSSSSSSDNEDEKPKE, from the exons atgCCTTCTAACACAGCCGCAAGCATGTTCGGTGGAGCCGGGGGCAGAGGCTCCAGGGTGTCCGTGGCGAGCCTGCAGGGGCTGCGTAACGTGATGCGTAACGATCCGGAGAGAGACTCCGCCGCCCCGAAGGAAGCGGCACCCACCGCCGCTGCCGCACCGCCTCCACCTCCCGCTGccgctcctgctgctgccgcccCCGCCGACGACAAGCAGACCCTGCGGGGTCTGAACGACCGGCTGTCAGGCTACCTGGGCAGGGTGAggcagctggagaaggagaacagCGACCTGGAGAAACAGATCGATGATATTCTGGCCAAGAGGAAAGCACCGGAGGGGCGCAACTGGGATGATGTGGAGAAACCCCTGGAGGACCTCAAGAAGAAG ATCAGAGACATCACCATGGATAACGCCAAGCTGCTGCTCCAGATCGACAACACCAAGCTGGCTGACGAGGACTTCAAGAACAA GCTGAAGGATGAGACGGAGGCcaggaaggagctggagaaagaCATCGAAGATCTCAAAAAGACCAAAGAAGACACCAGGCTGAACTGTAAGCAGACGAAGAAGGAGATCGAACTGGTGAAGGAGGAGCTCGCTCGCCTCAACCAGGAGCACAAAGAG GAGGTGGAAGTCCTGCGTGAGAAGATCAGGGACTCGGAGGTGAACGTGGAGATCGACTCCCAGAACTCCAACCTGGCCGAGATGCTCAACAAGATCCGAGCCCAGTACGACAAACTGGCCAAGAAGAACCTGAAGGAGACGGACGATTGGTATCAGAGCAAG TTTGACAACATCAAGGTGGAGGAGGCCCAAAACAACGAGGCCTTGAACTCCGGAAAGGTGGATCTCAAGGATCTGCTCAAGAAGAAGCAATCTCTGGAGGTCGAGATCCAGAGTCTGCACAGCACG ATCTACCATCTGGAGGAAACCCTCAAGAACACCAAAGTAGACAACGGTCAGCGCCTGGCCCCCCTCAACCAGGTGATACTGGACCTGGAGCAGGAGCTGAGGAAGGTCAGGGCGCAGGTGGAGCACCAGGTGGAGACCAACAACAACCTGGTGTGTGTCAAGATGAAGCTGGAGGCGGAAATAGATCACTACCAACAGCTGATTCAAGGCATGACGGCCGATCCTGAAAG CTTGGAGTTTTCTTTAGAGGACGCGGTGCAGAGCG ATCCGCCAaagcctgaggaggaggtgcCCAGGAAGCGGGAGGAAGTGCAAGAAGAAGCCCTGGTGAAGCAAGAAAGTGCCCCTGCTGACAAATCCACTCCCCCAAAAGCCCCTGAAGACGCCCCGGCCGAGGCAGAACAGCTGGACGAGGACCCAATCAAGGCCGAGACGGTCGCTACTGAGAAGGTGGCGAGCGACGGCCccgcaaagaagaagaaatcaaaaaagtccaaaaataagaaaaattcatcctcttcctcttcttcttcctcctcctcctcatcttcctcctcctcctcctcctcctctgataaTGAAGATGAAAAGCCCAAGGAGTAG
- the LOC119015077 gene encoding keratin, type II cytoskeletal 8-like isoform X1: MSKGRDYSSQSYSPSGTGPARSYPTANNIDPSGKSREKEDMVGLNDKFVRLIDKVKSLEDENKKLDTKLKILKEQEDYDGKIDNIVRQIEDELQQQIDSLLRDQEKLQAELRKNQEEVEDTKKSYEDEFQKKADLENEFVVNKKDVDEGHLEAVDLALELEDLMGKLDFLRVGFDEEIKELESQVQNQTVILRDDSKRSLDLDEIIESVKKQYENMANRSRQEAEHWNQKKMDALVLHAGQREQDVRDLRRDISDVVRHIQRLKGDLESLIRKEESLKQDINEARAEGDGNVEKARDDISQLKEALRRAKQDLAGQIRDHQELMNLKLALDIEIATYHKLLEGEERRFLKPKTNPSPYLHADVHLPVKPRAPGRTIIPPTTSKRPTTTSVLADDIIPAGTVTPPEDPASKKRLLIRVQVEAGRVVSESSHYTDE; encoded by the exons ATGTCTAAAGGAAGAGACTACAGCAGCCAGTCCTACTCCCCCAGCGGCACCGGACCCGCCCGCAGCTACCCGACCGCCAACAACATCGACCCGTCGGGTAAATCCCGCGAGAAGGAGGACATGGTCGGACTGAATGACAAGTTCGTCAGGCTGATTGATAAG GTGAAGAGCCTGGAGGACGAGAACAAGAAGCTGGACACGAAGCTGAAGATCctgaaggagcaggaggactaCGACGGGAAGATCGACAACATCGTGAGGCAGATCGAGgacgagctgcagcagcagatcgACAGCTTGCTCCGCGACCAGGAGAAGCTGCAGGCGGAGCTGCGCAAGAaccaggaggaggtggaggacacCAAgaagag CTACGAGGACGAGTTTCAAAAGAAAGCTGATCTGGAGAATGAGTTTGTCGTCAACAAAAAG GATGTAGATGAAGGTCACCTGGAGGCAGTGGATCTGgctctggagctggaggaccTGATGGGAAAGCTGGACTTCCTCAGGGTTGGCTTTGATGAG GAGATCAAGGAGCTGGAGTCTCAAGTCCAGAACCAGACGGTGATCCTACGTGACGACAGCAAACGGTCTCTGGACCTGGACGAGATCATCGAGAGCGTCAAGAAGCAGTATGAGAACATGGCGAACCGCTCGAGGCAGGAGGCTGAGCACTGGAACCAGAAAAAG ATGGACGCCTTGGTCTTACATGCAGGACAGCGTGAGCAGGACGTGCGTGATTTAAGGAGGGACATCTCCGACGTGGTGCGCCACATCCAGAGGCTCAAGGGCGACCTGGAAAGTCTCATAAGAAAG GAAGAGTCCCTGAAGCAGGACATCAACGAGGCGAGGGCAGAAGGGGACGGCAACGTGGAGAAGGCACGGGACGACATCAGCCAGCTGAAGGAAGCCCTGAGACGGGCTAAGCAGGACTTGGCCGGGCAGATCCGCGACCACCAGGAGCTGATGAACCTCAAGCTGGCCCTGGACATCGAGATCGCCACCTACCACAAGCTGCTGGAGGGCGAGGAGCGGAG ATTTCTAAAACCCAAAACCAATCCAAGTCCTTACTTGCACGCAGACGTTCACCTGCCAGTGAAGCCACGAGCGCCAGGACGCACCATCATCCCTCCAACCACCAGCAAACGGCCGACCACCACCTCTGTCCTGGCCGACGACATTATCCCAGCAGGCACCGTCACCCCACCAGAGGACCCCGCCTCCAAGAAGCGCCTGCTGATCCGGGTGCAGGTGGAGGCGGGCAGGGTCGTGTCTGAAAGCTCCCATTACACTGACGAATGA